A window of Roseiflexus castenholzii DSM 13941 genomic DNA:
GCATACTCGTCGGCGCTTGGTCAGGCAATGCCGCCAACGTGCGGGATTCGTCGGGGTGAGCGGCGACAGTCAGACGTACCCGCACTCCCTGGCGCTCGACGTTCGCTTCGGCGAACACGACCTTGCTCTGTGTCAGTCTCTGTCGCTCATACATATCCAGCACGGCGGCGACCGCTGCGGCAGCGCCGTCGGTGGTCAGAGCGGCAGAAGCGGCGTTGCCGGGGGCGCGGGTGTCCTGTCCGGCGGGAAGAACGGCGTTGCCGGGGGCGCGGGTGTCCTGTCCGGCGGGAAGAACGGCGTTGCCGGGGGCGCGGGTGTCCCGTCCGGCGGGAAGAACGGCGTTGCCGGGGGCGCGGGTGTCCTGTCCGCCAGGAAGAACGGCGTTGCCGGGGGCGCGGGTGTCCTGTCCGCCAGGAAGAACGGCGTTGCCGGGGGCGCGGGTGTCCCGTCCGGCGGGAAGAACGGCGTTGCCGGGCGCGCGGGTGTCCTGTCCGGCGGGAAGAACGGCGTTGCCGGGGGCGCGGGTGTCCCGTCCGGCGGGAAGAACGGCGTTGCCGGGGGCGCGGGTGTCCTGTCCGCCAGGAAGAACGGCGCTGCCGGGGGCGCGGGTGTCTCGCTCGCCAGGAAGAACGGCGTTGCCGGGGGCGCGGGCGTCCCGCCCGTCGGAGAGATGGGTGTCGGGAGGGGGGGCGTCCCGCCCGTCGGAGAGATGGGTGTCGGGAGGGGGGGCGTCCCGCCCGTCGGAGAGATGGGTGTCGGGAGGGGGGGCGTCCCGCCCGTCGGAGAGATGGGTGTCGGGAGGGGATTGTGACCCGGAGCACTGCAACATTGCCATCGAACGATGCGCGTCCGCTGTCTGATCCACGGACCGACCTTCTTCCGCGCTCACGGGTGCGAAGTCTGGCAGATGCGAGGAGTGTTGTTCATATCTCCATTGTGAGAGAACACCTCTCGCATATTGCAGAGCACGAATCTCACCCGGCAACATCGGTATGCAATGAGCGGCGCTGATCCAGGTCTGTGTGCATCTCCAGGCGCTGACGCTCCATTGCCAAACGATCACGCCCCATTTCCCGGTAGAGACGAATCGTTGCTCTTCAGGGTGCTCGCAGGGGGGCGCTTCTGCCTCTTCCCGCATGCGAACAGATCGTTGCCTGGTAGCCACCTGTCGCTGCCGCCGCACAACGACTATCGCCAGTATCAGCGATGCCACGCCACCGATCACGAGCAGAGCGATCCGTTCATCCACTGCCGTCCGGTCAATCGATTGCGCAACCCGATCAACTAACAGCACTATGTCGAATGCCGCCTGACGATCAGCGTTATGCATCCGGGCAGGCGGATCAGCCGGCGACTCATTCTTGTGCGACGACTCCTGACGCAGTTCCACCGGCGACTGTCGGGGAATGGGAGGGGCATACGCAGCCGCCAGCGCGACCCCGGCGGCAACCAGCACAACCAGACTGACCAGCAACGCTTCAATCCGCGGTGCGCTCATACGTCTCTCCTTCCATGATCGTGATCAGCCAGGCATCGTTCCCGCTCCGCAGCAGCAGTTCATCGTCGTACCACTCGCCGATCAGATCTGCGTTCGCCGGCACTCCGGCAAGCGTCGCTTCGCCAATGAACCGCCCGCCATCCAGACGTCCAATGACGACTGTGCTACTCTGGAGCATGACAATACGCAGCGTACCGTTCGCCAGTCGCGTCATTGCCCGCGCATCGAGGCGCATCTGATATTCAGGCAGCAGTGTGTCGAGTGTGGCGCTCCATAACTGTGGGAATCCTTCGTCATCGGGTGCGATCCATATCACCTCATCGTCGCCCCAGGCATACGGTGGCAGCCCGTCGGTGGCAGGTTCGGCGACAACCGCTGCGACCGGCGTCGGACGCAGGCGCGCCAGGGTGAGCGCACGTTGATCACCGTCACGACTGGCGATCAAGACCACCTCACCCGAAGGATGCCACGCGACTCCCATGATCTCGCCGGGAAGCGCAACGACCGTGACCGGCGGCGCATCCGGCGTCATATACCGGATCTGTTCTCCTGCTATGGTGCGTTCCGCCAGCAACAACGCCCGCCCGTCGGGCGCAAATCGCACCAGCGACACATTCCCAACGACGGTCGCGGTTATCTGTTCCCAGCCGCGCACAACAACCCGGTTGTCCACGTGATTGCCCGGTTGAGCCGGTTCATACACCGCCTCGTAGCGCGTGCCACGGACTGTCAGAACATCGGCGCGTCCGCGGTAGGCGTCGATCGTGGTCAATCGTTCGACCCCAGACACCCCAACGGCGACGGTCTGTGTTACCGGCGCGTCCCATTCGGATTCTTTCACTTCCGCTTTCGGCAGAGAGGGCGCGATGCTCTGTACGCGCCACGAATCGCCGGCGCGCCAGACAGATGCGATCTGCATGCCCGGCGCGGCAGACGGCATCCGGCGCACCTGTGGCGCCGGCAGACCACGCGGGAGATCGAGCGAAACGGTCTCCCCTGATTGGAGTGTCAGATGCACCCACGATCGCCGTCCGTCCGGCAGAGTCGCTGCAACAGTGTGCGTACCGGCGTAGATGTCGCCATTCCAGGGTCGTCCATCGACTGTGATGCGCGCTTCTGGCGCAGCCTGCACCCGCAATTCGGCGCGCCCGCGCCAGAACGGTGGCACAATGCCGCTCGCAATACCGATCAGAATCCCGATGGCGAGCGCAGTAAACACAATGGTCCAGTGCCAGCGATAGACGACGCGCGCCAGCAGCGCGTCCAGATTGATACGATACCCTGCCACAATCATCAGTCGCTCCCTGCGCCAGTCACAATCCGATGGATTGTGTCGGGCCATCTTGGAATGAACAACGGTGTGCGTTCGCCATCAGCCAGCAGCAATGCCGTTGCGCCGATGCCACGCTCGATCCGGCACGTCGCCAGATACGCCGCTTCCTCTTCATTCAGGCGCAGAATGGCGGCTGCCCGGTTGACCGCATCGGAGTCCTGGTTCAGTCCCAGGATGAGTTTGGTGCGCGCATTTTCCAGCAACACGCGCGTTTGTTCGCTTTCATCCAGGTCGTCGAGGCTCTGAGTGATGACGGTCGCTTTGAACTGAAGGCTACGTCCGATGCGGAAAATCATCTGCAACGTGCGCGCGCCCACGTCTGAGTGTAGCAGCGCATGCGCTTCGTCGAGCACCAGATGGCTGCGTCGCCCGGTTGGACGGTTGATCGCCGTGGTCACGAAAAAGTCCATCACGATCACCGGCAACAATCGGGCAAGGGTTTCATCATTGCTCTGGAGCAAGGTCCAGAGGTCAATCGCCAGCAACGGGTTGTCGGTCGGTACGTTCGATGGATGGTTGAAAAGGTCGCCGATGATGCCGCGTGTGAACAGTGTCATAGCGCGCGCCAGGTCGGGTGTGATCGCCGTCAGATGCTGCTGCACATCGCTGAAGGTGGGCATTGGCTGCCCGAATGTGCGCGGATCGCTGCTGATGCCGCGTTCGGCATAGGCTGCGGCAATGGCGTCCTGAATCGCGGCTGCGCCGGTGGCGTCGATGTGCGTGCCCTGCGCCTTCAATTCGCGGATGATCAACGCTTTGATCACACTGATCCGCTGCGCCAGCAGATCTTCTTCCAGCGCCGCGACGGCGCGCGCGCGTTCGGGCGCGAGTGGCGGCAGTTCCAGCGGATTAATGTGGTAGCCGGCGCGACTCGACAGCGAAATGTAGGCGCCGCCGAGCGCAGTCGTCAACGGACGGTACTCCTGACGCTTTGGATCGAGAATGAGCAGCGCATCCTCGCCGAGCGCCAGTTCCTGCGCCAGCAACCCGCCCATAGTGTATGTTTTTCCGCTTCCCGACTCGGCGACAATGAGCATGTGCGGGTTCGTCGCCTGCCAGCGGTCATAGACGACGGGCGCGCCGCTGCGCGGATGTTCTCCCCAGACTATCGGCAATCCGCCGCGTCGCGTCAATCCTGGCGACGCTGTGGGTATGCCCATCGCAGCGGCGCGCCCGCTGGCGTCGTGCACCAATCCAGACGGCGAGCGTCCCAGCGGCAACGCATCGAGATACCCTTCCCACTGTTGAAACTGCATGCTGCCGAGCAGGATTCCCTGCTGTGCCGCAGCGAGCCGCACCCGATCAATACGGGCTGCAAGTTCATCGGGGGTTGCCGCTGCTATGGTGATGGTGATCGCTACCTGGAACAGGCGGTCTGTTCCTGCCGTGAGATCGTGGCGCAGCGCCGCTGCTGCTTCGATACCCTGCTGCGCTTCAGCGTCGAAATGCGTGCCTGCCTGTGCGTCGCCGGCCAGTGTGCCAAGCGCCGCGTCTTCGCTGCGCGCCAGCCAGCGGCGCGCAAGCGCATCGGGAACCGGCACGAGGCGCTGATGAACCGTAATGCCGGAACTGTCCAGCCCCAATGTGGGATCGTCGAGCCACGCCAGTGTGAGCACCGGCGGGAATGCGCGCACTTCCAGTGTGGTGATAAAGGAATCGCCCACCTGGATCATATGGCTCCAGCGCCGATCAATGCCGTCGGGCGCGAGCAGCGTGGTCAGCGTTGTGGTGCCGGAAAGAAACGCTGCGTTGGCGGTGCGGCGGCGTACCGGCTCGATGATCGGTCGGGCAAGCGCATCTCGGAGTGCCATAACGCCTCACTTTCCTTGACCAACGCTCACAACCACGCGAAGCCGTTCGAGGAGTGCGCCCTGCAATGGATAGCGTGACGCGCGCACCGGATCGATCAGACGAAACCACATTCGCGTGATCTCCTCGGCTTCAAGCAGGCGCGGCAGAGGCGTTCCCCCAAGCGATGTCAGCGCATCTGCAAGACGCCGCGCCCGTTCGACCGCTTCCGCCAGTGGCGCATCGTGCAGCGCCGGAAGCGCTCGATGGATGCTGCGGATCGATCCTGATAGCCAGTTTCTGGCACTGACCGGCAGCGCCGACGGTTCACGACCGGCGATTGCCCAGATGACCTGTTTGTGGCGGCTGACCGTCGCGTTGGCGCACGCTTCCAGATACTCCGCAATTTCGTCCAGCACGGCAGTTAAGGTCGGGTCGTCCGATTGACTGCTGCGCCGGTACAGTTCGGTCATTTCGCGGTCCAGGTCTGGCGGTCCATCGATGATATACACATCCACCGGCGCATCCTGCGCCAGCAGCATGCGATGGTACGTCTCCGCCAGCCGCGCCCGGCTCTCGCGCGAGCGCAGATCCCACGCAGGCGCGCCACCGCCGACCAGCCCGACGGCGCGCCCATCGGAGCGCAGGATGGCGCCGCGCACAATGCGTCGCGGGATGGCGGCGCGCAGTTCGTTGTCATTCATCAGAACTCTCCTGGCGCTGCCAGCGCGGACGTTGCGGCATCAATGCTGGCAGCGCCGATGCTTCGG
This region includes:
- a CDS encoding TolB-like translocation protein; the protein is MIVAGYRINLDALLARVVYRWHWTIVFTALAIGILIGIASGIVPPFWRGRAELRVQAAPEARITVDGRPWNGDIYAGTHTVAATLPDGRRSWVHLTLQSGETVSLDLPRGLPAPQVRRMPSAAPGMQIASVWRAGDSWRVQSIAPSLPKAEVKESEWDAPVTQTVAVGVSGVERLTTIDAYRGRADVLTVRGTRYEAVYEPAQPGNHVDNRVVVRGWEQITATVVGNVSLVRFAPDGRALLLAERTIAGEQIRYMTPDAPPVTVVALPGEIMGVAWHPSGEVVLIASRDGDQRALTLARLRPTPVAAVVAEPATDGLPPYAWGDDEVIWIAPDDEGFPQLWSATLDTLLPEYQMRLDARAMTRLANGTLRIVMLQSSTVVIGRLDGGRFIGEATLAGVPANADLIGEWYDDELLLRSGNDAWLITIMEGETYERTAD
- a CDS encoding VirB4 family type IV secretion system protein, which encodes MALRDALARPIIEPVRRRTANAAFLSGTTTLTTLLAPDGIDRRWSHMIQVGDSFITTLEVRAFPPVLTLAWLDDPTLGLDSSGITVHQRLVPVPDALARRWLARSEDAALGTLAGDAQAGTHFDAEAQQGIEAAAALRHDLTAGTDRLFQVAITITIAAATPDELAARIDRVRLAAAQQGILLGSMQFQQWEGYLDALPLGRSPSGLVHDASGRAAAMGIPTASPGLTRRGGLPIVWGEHPRSGAPVVYDRWQATNPHMLIVAESGSGKTYTMGGLLAQELALGEDALLILDPKRQEYRPLTTALGGAYISLSSRAGYHINPLELPPLAPERARAVAALEEDLLAQRISVIKALIIRELKAQGTHIDATGAAAIQDAIAAAYAERGISSDPRTFGQPMPTFSDVQQHLTAITPDLARAMTLFTRGIIGDLFNHPSNVPTDNPLLAIDLWTLLQSNDETLARLLPVIVMDFFVTTAINRPTGRRSHLVLDEAHALLHSDVGARTLQMIFRIGRSLQFKATVITQSLDDLDESEQTRVLLENARTKLILGLNQDSDAVNRAAAILRLNEEEAAYLATCRIERGIGATALLLADGERTPLFIPRWPDTIHRIVTGAGSD